A genomic stretch from Arachis stenosperma cultivar V10309 chromosome 3, arast.V10309.gnm1.PFL2, whole genome shotgun sequence includes:
- the LOC130966175 gene encoding uric acid degradation bifunctional protein TTL-like yields the protein MIEASPFSSLEHATSFARELWFNTLPIQSWLDTFSAHRHIGDAITIAHGDIRTGLLQFPTKYRKKFGFGFVTSTNLFLSQQILEEVQNLPISMICTPKYDDEFSRLLIVAVLY from the exons ATGATTGAGGCCTCCCCGTTCTCTTCACTGGAGCACGCAACATCATTCGCAAGAGAACTGTGGTTCAACACGTTGCCAATTCAGTCTTGGCTGGATACATTCTCAGCACACAGGCACATAGGTGATGCTATTACTATTGCGCATGGAGATATTAGGACG GGATTGCTTCAATTCCCAACAAAGTACCGAAAGAAATTCGGCTTCGGGTTCGTCACTAGCACAAACCTGTTCCTTTCGCAACAAATACTAGAGGAGGTGCAG AATCTTCCAATAAGCATGATTTGTACACCGAAATATGATGATGAATTTTCCAGATTATTAATTGTAGCAGTACTGTATTAG